In Aedes albopictus strain Foshan chromosome 3, AalbF5, whole genome shotgun sequence, the following are encoded in one genomic region:
- the LOC115254113 gene encoding dual specificity mitogen-activated protein kinase kinase hemipterous isoform X1, which translates to MIKINDQLYKTTLVEMQDLGELGSGTSGHVVKMRHNPSGAVIAVKQMRRTGNDEENKRIIMDLDVVLKSENCRYIVKCLGCFITDADVWICMELMTTCFDKLQKKSKKPVPERILGKVTVATVNALAYLKDNHNVIHRDVKPSNILIDDRGNIKLCDFGISGRLVDSNARTRSAGCAAYMAPERIDPANQSYDIRADVWSLGITLVELATAMFPYRNCKTDFEVLTKVLQSSPPSLPEDQDFSSHFRDFVKLCLQKNFEARPKYPDLLKHPFLQRAKQEDVDVAGWFRDVAFSSGIQLSSAGLVASGSSGVTSSSLVGSGSSPTSVSIQRPSSSASDQNRVPTPYESLTEAVQAQSNQQKQSAIASSIPIKSSSLPQQQNNFDAQQQTLQVKLSSISLAPSSQATSSSTTTTSSIDIRSPSPAQPQQMQTPQANYLKLQQPSAIFSSSTNSSSTHITAGPEVNRKYKHSPFLPRRVAAATDPNANAAAENPMHAYGSPKKESTLSTLGQSIFRNLTTSPFSHRKSEQKSYKPPLPGEDGGGGSGMSMLNGNRPGFSNPSSPLLLNRKMIDLNDEQQFKQLQGNTSPIVLQRFYHQQNQLRENKQLEQHLSTNPFYQPPQPSGIPIKYSPLPSHRTVHHAANPAFAGGNYMGYPQMMPQEASNIPMYQYQQLNPANTGCNSSSSPSKPKTGGFFNTFSRSRSQNNGGSASSSQRDNAGTSGSGLPGSDGGFPEAGFYQNQPIQYGRQTLPEYGSASFAKPSGVSNGDNMMKNDTGWFNSIADLAKRRFASFAKVNLSISSGEKRPKDKHLQNHMLQTTQSHHPQYPFTGGNGSLVAPMNPYPASTNPFVGPPGGVPSAIPPSAAVHMLGNDRRHRSPDPPPRYNRGQSPLLLHRKLEKLGQTGSPLLNQRFTSASPSPPLPPRRGSESVPGSPQHIRTRMHYTPEPHRRPYRTIDQ; encoded by the exons ATGATCAAAATCAATGATCAGTTGTACAAAACGACGCTGGTCGAGATGCAGGACCTGGGAGAGCTGGGTAGCGGAACCAGCGGGCACGTGGTTAAAATGCGTCACAATCCGAGCGGTGCAGTGATTGCCGTGAAG CAAATGCGGCGCACCGGAAATGACGAGGAAAACAAACGAATCATTATGGATCTGGACGTGGTGCTCAAATCGGAAAACTGTCGCTACATTGTGAAGTGTTTAGGCTGTTTCATTACCGACGCGGATGTGTGGATTTGCATGGAGCTGATGACGACCTGTTTCGATAAGTTGCAGAAAAAGTCCAAAAAGCCGGTTCCGGAGCGGATACTGGGCAAGGTAACGGTTGCCACGGTGAATGCGTTGGCCTACCTCAAGGATAACCACAATGTGATCCATCGGGACGTGAAACCCTCGAACATACTGATCGACGACCGGGGCAACATCAAGCTGTGCGATTTCGGTATCAGCGGTCGGTTGGTCGACTCGAATGCCCGGACTAGGTCGGCTGGGTGCGCTGCGTATATGGCG CCCGAACGAATCGATCCGGCCAATCAGTCGTACGACATCCGAGCAGACGTTTGGTCCCTAGGTATAACACTGGTAGAGCTAGCCACGGCAATGTTTCCCTACCGCAACTGTAAAACAGACTTCGAAGTGCTTACCAAAGTGCTCCAGTCCAGTCCGCCCAGCCTGCCCGAGGATCAGGACTTCAGTTCGCACTTCCGGGATTTTGTCAAACTGTGCCTGCAGAAGAACTTCGAAGCTCGACCCAAGTATCCGGATCTGTTGAAGCACCCGTTTCTGCAGCGGGCCAAACAGGAAGATGTGGATGTGGCCGGCTGGTTTCGTGATGTGGCTTTCAGCAGTGGCATCCAGCTGAGCTCTGCGGGGCTGGTTGCGTCCGGCAGTAGTGGGGTGACTTCCTCGAGTTTGGTCGGCTCCGGCAGTTCGCCGACTTCCGTCAGTATCCAGAGGCCTTCTTCGTCGGCGTCCGATCAGAATAG AGTCCCGACCCCTTACGAAAGCCTGACGGAAGCGGTCCAGGCACAGTCCAACCAACAAAAGCAATCAGCAATAGCTTCATCAATACCGATCAAATCCAGCAGTCTGCCGCAACAGCAAAACAATTTCGACGCCCAACAGCAAACGTTACAGGTGAAACTTAGCAGCATTAGTTTAGCGCCATCGTCACAAGCTACCTCGTCTTCCACCACAACAACATCGTCTATCGATATACGATCTCCCTCGCCCGCACAACCACAGCAAATGCAAACACCTCAGGCAAACTATCTTAAACTGCAACAGCCATCTGCGATATTTAGCTCTAGTACCAATAGCAGCAGCACCCACATCACCGCTGGCCCGGAAGTGAACCGAAAGTACAAACATTCGCCATTTCTACCGCGACGAGTAGCAGCGGCGACCGATCCGAATGCCAATGCGGCCGCCGAGAACCCCATGCACGCGTACGGCAGCCCGAAGAAGGAATCGACCCTGAGCACCCTGGGCCAGAGCATATTCCGAAACTTGACGACGTCTCCGTTTTCGCATCGTAAATCGGAACAGAAATCGTACAAACCGCCGCTGCCGGGCGAGGATGGCGGCGGCGGTAGCGGAATGTCGATGCTCAACGGAAACCGACCCGGGTTCAGCAATCCGTCGTCACCGCTTCTCCTGAACCGGAAGATGATCGACCTTAACGACGAACAGCAGTTCAAACAGCTGCAGGGGAACACTAGTCCTATAG TTCTTCAACGGTTCTATCACCAGCAGAACCAGCTGAGAGAAAACAAACAGCTAGAGCAGCATCTGTCGACGAACCCGTTTTACCAGCCACCACAGCCAAGCGGAATCCCCATCAAGTACAGTCCCCTACCGTCGCATCGGACCGTACATCACGCGGCGAATCCAGCCTTCGCTGGCGGTAACTACATGGGGTATCCTCAGATGATGCCACAGGAGGCGAGTAATATACCAATGTACCAATACCAACAGCTCAATCCGGCAAACACCGGTTGCAACAGCAGCAGTAGTCCAAGTAAGCCAAAAACGGGTGGCTTCTTCAACACCTTTAGTCGATCTAGGAGTCAAAACAACGGCGGCAGCGCCAGTTCTAGTCAACGAGATAATGCGGGTACCAGTGGCAGTGGGCTTCCCGGTAGCGATGGTGGCTTTCCGGAAgctggattctaccagaatcaaCCAATACAGTACGGACGACAAACGCTGCCGGAAtatggcagcgcaagttttgccAAGCCTAGCGGTGTTAGCAATGGCGACAACATGATGAAGAACGATACAG GGTGGTTCAATTCAATTGCAGATCTGGCCAAACGACGATTCGCCTCGTTCGCGAAAGTGAATCTGTCCATCTCGAGCGGCGAGAAACGGCCCAAGGACAAGCATCTGCAGAACCATATGCTACAGACGACGCAATCGCACCACCCGCAGTATCCTTTCACCGGTGGAAACGGTTCCCTGGTGGCCCCGATGAACCCCTATCCGGCCAGTACGAATCCCTTCGTAGGGCCGCCCGGTGGTGTTCCATCGGCGATTCCACCGTCGGCTGCGGTCCATATGTTGGGGAACGATCGCCGGCATCGAAGTCCGGATCCGCCGCCTAG GTACAACCGAGGCCAGTCGCCATTACTGCTGCATCGAAAACTAGAAAAGCTAGGTCAAACTGGGTCACCACTGCTCAATCAACG CTTCACCTCGGCGTCTCCGTCGCCTCCGCTACCGCCCCGCCGAGGTTCCGAGAGCGTTCCCGGTTCACCGCAGCACATTCGCACTCGTATGCACTACACCCCGGAGCCGCACAGGCGACCCTACCGGACGATAGACCAATGA
- the LOC115254113 gene encoding dual specificity mitogen-activated protein kinase kinase hemipterous isoform X2: MIKINDQLYKTTLVEMQDLGELGSGTSGHVVKMRHNPSGAVIAVKQMRRTGNDEENKRIIMDLDVVLKSENCRYIVKCLGCFITDADVWICMELMTTCFDKLQKKSKKPVPERILGKVTVATVNALAYLKDNHNVIHRDVKPSNILIDDRGNIKLCDFGISGRLVDSNARTRSAGCAAYMAPERIDPANQSYDIRADVWSLGITLVELATAMFPYRNCKTDFEVLTKVLQSSPPSLPEDQDFSSHFRDFVKLCLQKNFEARPKYPDLLKHPFLQRAKQEDVDVAGWFRDVAFSSGIQLSSAGLVASGSSGVTSSSLVGSGSSPTSVSIQRPSSSASDQNRVPTPYESLTEAVQAQSNQQKQSAIASSIPIKSSSLPQQQNNFDAQQQTLQVKLSSISLAPSSQATSSSTTTTSSIDIRSPSPAQPQQMQTPQANYLKLQQPSAIFSSSTNSSSTHITAGPEVNRKYKHSPFLPRRVAAATDPNANAAAENPMHAYGSPKKESTLSTLGQSIFRNLTTSPFSHRKSEQKSYKPPLPGEDGGGGSGMSMLNGNRPGFSNPSSPLLLNRKMIDLNDEQQFKQLQGNTSPIVLQRFYHQQNQLRENKQLEQHLSTNPFYQPPQPSGIPIKYSPLPSHRTVHHAANPAFAGGNYMGYPQMMPQEASNIPMYQYQQLNPANTGCNSSSSPSKPKTGGFFNTFSRSRSQNNGGSASSSQRDNAGTSGSGLPGSDGGFPEAGFYQNQPIQYGRQTLPEYGSASFAKPSGVSNGDNMMKNDTDLAKRRFASFAKVNLSISSGEKRPKDKHLQNHMLQTTQSHHPQYPFTGGNGSLVAPMNPYPASTNPFVGPPGGVPSAIPPSAAVHMLGNDRRHRSPDPPPRYNRGQSPLLLHRKLEKLGQTGSPLLNQRFTSASPSPPLPPRRGSESVPGSPQHIRTRMHYTPEPHRRPYRTIDQ; the protein is encoded by the exons ATGATCAAAATCAATGATCAGTTGTACAAAACGACGCTGGTCGAGATGCAGGACCTGGGAGAGCTGGGTAGCGGAACCAGCGGGCACGTGGTTAAAATGCGTCACAATCCGAGCGGTGCAGTGATTGCCGTGAAG CAAATGCGGCGCACCGGAAATGACGAGGAAAACAAACGAATCATTATGGATCTGGACGTGGTGCTCAAATCGGAAAACTGTCGCTACATTGTGAAGTGTTTAGGCTGTTTCATTACCGACGCGGATGTGTGGATTTGCATGGAGCTGATGACGACCTGTTTCGATAAGTTGCAGAAAAAGTCCAAAAAGCCGGTTCCGGAGCGGATACTGGGCAAGGTAACGGTTGCCACGGTGAATGCGTTGGCCTACCTCAAGGATAACCACAATGTGATCCATCGGGACGTGAAACCCTCGAACATACTGATCGACGACCGGGGCAACATCAAGCTGTGCGATTTCGGTATCAGCGGTCGGTTGGTCGACTCGAATGCCCGGACTAGGTCGGCTGGGTGCGCTGCGTATATGGCG CCCGAACGAATCGATCCGGCCAATCAGTCGTACGACATCCGAGCAGACGTTTGGTCCCTAGGTATAACACTGGTAGAGCTAGCCACGGCAATGTTTCCCTACCGCAACTGTAAAACAGACTTCGAAGTGCTTACCAAAGTGCTCCAGTCCAGTCCGCCCAGCCTGCCCGAGGATCAGGACTTCAGTTCGCACTTCCGGGATTTTGTCAAACTGTGCCTGCAGAAGAACTTCGAAGCTCGACCCAAGTATCCGGATCTGTTGAAGCACCCGTTTCTGCAGCGGGCCAAACAGGAAGATGTGGATGTGGCCGGCTGGTTTCGTGATGTGGCTTTCAGCAGTGGCATCCAGCTGAGCTCTGCGGGGCTGGTTGCGTCCGGCAGTAGTGGGGTGACTTCCTCGAGTTTGGTCGGCTCCGGCAGTTCGCCGACTTCCGTCAGTATCCAGAGGCCTTCTTCGTCGGCGTCCGATCAGAATAG AGTCCCGACCCCTTACGAAAGCCTGACGGAAGCGGTCCAGGCACAGTCCAACCAACAAAAGCAATCAGCAATAGCTTCATCAATACCGATCAAATCCAGCAGTCTGCCGCAACAGCAAAACAATTTCGACGCCCAACAGCAAACGTTACAGGTGAAACTTAGCAGCATTAGTTTAGCGCCATCGTCACAAGCTACCTCGTCTTCCACCACAACAACATCGTCTATCGATATACGATCTCCCTCGCCCGCACAACCACAGCAAATGCAAACACCTCAGGCAAACTATCTTAAACTGCAACAGCCATCTGCGATATTTAGCTCTAGTACCAATAGCAGCAGCACCCACATCACCGCTGGCCCGGAAGTGAACCGAAAGTACAAACATTCGCCATTTCTACCGCGACGAGTAGCAGCGGCGACCGATCCGAATGCCAATGCGGCCGCCGAGAACCCCATGCACGCGTACGGCAGCCCGAAGAAGGAATCGACCCTGAGCACCCTGGGCCAGAGCATATTCCGAAACTTGACGACGTCTCCGTTTTCGCATCGTAAATCGGAACAGAAATCGTACAAACCGCCGCTGCCGGGCGAGGATGGCGGCGGCGGTAGCGGAATGTCGATGCTCAACGGAAACCGACCCGGGTTCAGCAATCCGTCGTCACCGCTTCTCCTGAACCGGAAGATGATCGACCTTAACGACGAACAGCAGTTCAAACAGCTGCAGGGGAACACTAGTCCTATAG TTCTTCAACGGTTCTATCACCAGCAGAACCAGCTGAGAGAAAACAAACAGCTAGAGCAGCATCTGTCGACGAACCCGTTTTACCAGCCACCACAGCCAAGCGGAATCCCCATCAAGTACAGTCCCCTACCGTCGCATCGGACCGTACATCACGCGGCGAATCCAGCCTTCGCTGGCGGTAACTACATGGGGTATCCTCAGATGATGCCACAGGAGGCGAGTAATATACCAATGTACCAATACCAACAGCTCAATCCGGCAAACACCGGTTGCAACAGCAGCAGTAGTCCAAGTAAGCCAAAAACGGGTGGCTTCTTCAACACCTTTAGTCGATCTAGGAGTCAAAACAACGGCGGCAGCGCCAGTTCTAGTCAACGAGATAATGCGGGTACCAGTGGCAGTGGGCTTCCCGGTAGCGATGGTGGCTTTCCGGAAgctggattctaccagaatcaaCCAATACAGTACGGACGACAAACGCTGCCGGAAtatggcagcgcaagttttgccAAGCCTAGCGGTGTTAGCAATGGCGACAACATGATGAAGAACGATACAG ATCTGGCCAAACGACGATTCGCCTCGTTCGCGAAAGTGAATCTGTCCATCTCGAGCGGCGAGAAACGGCCCAAGGACAAGCATCTGCAGAACCATATGCTACAGACGACGCAATCGCACCACCCGCAGTATCCTTTCACCGGTGGAAACGGTTCCCTGGTGGCCCCGATGAACCCCTATCCGGCCAGTACGAATCCCTTCGTAGGGCCGCCCGGTGGTGTTCCATCGGCGATTCCACCGTCGGCTGCGGTCCATATGTTGGGGAACGATCGCCGGCATCGAAGTCCGGATCCGCCGCCTAG GTACAACCGAGGCCAGTCGCCATTACTGCTGCATCGAAAACTAGAAAAGCTAGGTCAAACTGGGTCACCACTGCTCAATCAACG CTTCACCTCGGCGTCTCCGTCGCCTCCGCTACCGCCCCGCCGAGGTTCCGAGAGCGTTCCCGGTTCACCGCAGCACATTCGCACTCGTATGCACTACACCCCGGAGCCGCACAGGCGACCCTACCGGACGATAGACCAATGA